The following coding sequences are from one Geothrix sp. window:
- a CDS encoding DUF3309 domain-containing protein, which yields MLGTILIVLVILMLVGAMPRWPHSRDWGYYPSGGLGLVLLVLVILLLLGRL from the coding sequence ATGCTCGGAACCATTCTGATCGTCCTCGTGATCCTGATGCTGGTCGGTGCGATGCCGCGCTGGCCCCACAGCCGGGACTGGGGCTACTACCCGAGTGGTGGCCTGGGACTGGTGCTGCTCGTGCTGGTCATCCTGCTGCTGCTGGGCCGACTCTAG
- a CDS encoding AI-2E family transporter, which translates to MNLFGSPAAPPGLPADGPRPADPGPRTVRFVVAPSTFISLALILLSLWLLIRLWPVILVLVVALFILGTLSPTVLWLEERRIRRGFGIAIVFTGVITLATLAVALTVPSMVAQGAALFEREPAFRAALADRLAHYHLSAPFAEWLRNLSYGAPGNTVGPTAFAYSLRIFQVAAYGLSALFLALYMMIDRDRLRGGLFALVPRSHHIRLTRVILNLETIVGAYIRGQLITCLLIGAFTFILLTACGVENAMALAVFAAAADILPYVGAVLSIAPAGLAALSHSPTAGAIVLVAMLAYQEFESRILIPTIYGHALRLPSSVVFFALMAGGTLMGLLGALLALPVAATVMMLIEELRVDLPGEQEQAADTLLRARDDLQEEEYERRTEGVAAEQAAAIAVEISVDRRNQDLHPGITP; encoded by the coding sequence ATGAATCTCTTCGGGTCTCCCGCCGCTCCCCCCGGTCTCCCTGCGGATGGCCCGCGGCCCGCGGACCCGGGCCCCAGGACCGTGCGGTTCGTGGTGGCGCCATCCACCTTCATCAGCCTGGCCCTCATCCTGCTCTCCCTGTGGCTGCTGATCCGCCTCTGGCCCGTCATCCTCGTGCTGGTGGTGGCCCTGTTCATCCTGGGGACGCTGAGCCCCACGGTCCTCTGGCTGGAGGAACGGAGGATCCGGCGTGGCTTCGGCATCGCGATCGTCTTCACGGGCGTCATCACCCTGGCCACACTCGCCGTGGCACTCACCGTCCCGTCCATGGTGGCGCAGGGGGCCGCCCTCTTCGAACGGGAACCCGCCTTCCGGGCGGCCCTGGCCGACCGCCTGGCCCACTACCACCTGAGCGCGCCCTTCGCCGAATGGCTGCGGAACCTCAGCTACGGCGCTCCGGGGAACACCGTCGGGCCCACGGCCTTCGCCTACTCCCTCCGCATCTTCCAGGTCGCCGCCTACGGGCTGAGCGCCCTCTTCCTCGCGCTCTACATGATGATCGACCGGGACCGGCTGCGCGGCGGGCTCTTCGCCCTCGTTCCCCGCAGCCACCACATCCGGCTCACGCGGGTCATCCTGAACCTGGAGACCATCGTCGGCGCCTACATCCGGGGGCAGCTGATCACCTGCCTTCTCATCGGCGCCTTCACCTTCATCCTGCTCACCGCCTGCGGCGTCGAGAACGCCATGGCGCTGGCGGTCTTCGCCGCCGCCGCCGACATCCTGCCCTACGTCGGCGCCGTTCTCTCGATCGCACCCGCGGGCCTGGCCGCCCTCAGCCACAGCCCCACCGCCGGAGCCATCGTCCTCGTGGCGATGCTGGCCTACCAGGAATTCGAAAGCCGCATCCTCATTCCGACAATCTACGGCCACGCGCTGCGCCTCCCGTCCTCGGTGGTGTTCTTCGCCCTCATGGCCGGCGGGACGCTGATGGGACTGCTCGGGGCGCTCCTCGCGCTCCCGGTGGCCGCGACGGTCATGATGCTCATCGAGGAGCTCCGGGTGGACCTGCCCGGGGAGCAGGAACAGGCCGCCGACACGCTCCTGCGCGCCCGGGACGACCTCCAGGAGGAGGAGTACGAGCGCCGGACCGAGGGGGTGGCGGCGGAACAGGCGGCGGCCATCGCCGTCGAGATCTCCGTGGATCGGAGGAACCAGGACCTGCACCCCGGGATCACCCCGTGA